gagaaatttggaaaaaaaatgaaaactacagtaccacccccttttttttgcaattagtctgAAACCTGACAttcctttatacataatttacaagtagtgtaagggagttAAATCCGatatacccaacattgtatgtaaaatgtttttgaattacctcccttacactgcttttgtCCATTTTTTGGcacctaattccaaaacattttgagccataacccccaaaagtTAATACTAACTATCctttcatggtatggaaacttgtggtataatttcagagagatttaaacacttaaacacaagttattgtttgaaaactacaaaaatgcttattttgggtcccctttttggcccctaattcctaaactattgggaccataaaccccaaaatcaatactaactatcacttcatggtatggaaacttgtggcataatttcagagagattcatacacttaatcacttaaatgcttgttttgggccccctGTTTGGCCCCCAATTCAacaaacagctgcgccatgagcgcatgatacgcccgacgtcttgtgtggaagttttatgcaataatcataaatagtttctgaggaatttttaagcaataaccatttattgtttttgaaacacggcgggacatgtgaaacccccccaccctgttttttttttacaaatatcactaaaataaaatattgaatcaaaccaaaatttaaagtatacagatctttaaattagtataacaaagaagtgtgtacagtttcaagcaataatcataaattgtttttgagatacggcgcgacatgtaaaaaaaaccctccccttttttacaaaatactcaataacaaaattttgagtcatcaccaaaaagtatacagatctttagattaatataacaaaaaaagcgtgtaaagttttaagcaataatcataaatcgtttttgagatacggaatgacatgtaaaaaaacccatccccttttttacaaaatactcaataactcaaaaatgaaattttgaatcatcaccaaaaagtatacagatattaagattattataactaagaagtgtgtaaagttttaagcaataatcaagaaacatttttgagatacggtgcgacatgtgaaaaaaaaaaccacccctgttttagttacaaagtgccgtaactcaaaaagtttaaatcttattttcaccaaaaagtatacagatcatttgaccatcataagaaacaactatattaagtttcatgaaatttggataagttgttctcaagttacggtgcaacaagtttacgccggacagacggacagatagacaccggacatttgtataccataatacgtcccgtcaaaattttgacgggcgtataaaaactattGGGAACataacacccaaaatcaatcccaatcttcctttagtggtattgaaccttctggtaaaatttatagagattaattcactaaaactaaagttattgtctggaaactaaatgtgtcttcgaAGACAacaacatgatagcattataaaatttgcagtcatataaaaactgaatattacccctatgtcctatttttagccatctcagccatgttggttggcaggcggggtcattggacacatttttaaaactagataccctttcaggtcaggtgagctaaagataagcaaaactcatactgtatgtacattgtatattgaaccaatacaaaaaagaaaacctCGATTGATGGAGAATGTGTACttaggacacagatgatgccccttatgcatataacattataaagggacataaatgAAAAAGGAATAAAGTGACGCTTGATCTGagtttgtggtaataagcatcataacatttggttaagacaAGATAGAAAACGGaaacaaaaattcagcaatttttccatttgtaaaaggggcataactcaagaacagtaaaagtgacaccaccaaaattcaaacttgatctgtgttttgtggtaataagcattgtgtataagtgttaaaacatttgattgaggcaaaataaaattagagaacagaaaccaattttgggacagacagacaagggtaaaacttaatgcccatTCCAATATGACAGGtgcatgaaaaaaacaaataatactgACATTAACCAACCACAAATTTATATGTGATCTCAGACGACTGATTACTCCCTTAAAATTTTTATGTTGATCATAACTGGGATGCAGATCATCCACTGATATAACTTTTTATAATAAACTGCATGTTGCAGTCTTCTAGATGTTCATATAAATGCATGGTACTCTAGGTGCTTGGTACAGGTATATATTCAACATGGCTGTACTGACAAGCCACATATAAGGCAGAAAGACAGAATAACAAATGAAACATGTATATCAGTATATGGTCATGGGTAAATAAGACAATGACATATACTGAAGGTAAACAAGTATTTGTGAAGTTATTTTAACCTTATAACTGTTGTAATATATCATTGCAGTAAATTTATTTTGGTATAATCCTGTTGTTAATACAAGCTTTTTGGTATTCTAAGTTTCAATTGTCTAAATTTGAGCAAACGTAACTTCCTTTTAGTTACCATATTGGAAGTCTAGGAGCacaatttctttcaaaaattcAGCCAAATTCAAGTTCTCATACTGAACACTAGTTGTTTTTCtaacaattttaatttctttgagCCTTGTTTGATtcatcactacaatataataaggATCTCTAAAGAGACTTTTTTGTACAACCCTCATTGGTAAGACAAAAAAGAAAagcaatcttttacaaaattttaaccaagggaaataactcaatctTAATTAAGTAAAATTGAAACCTATCTATTGTATGAATTTAGATATCATAAATAATATCTGATCAACAGATAATTATCAAACAATTTATTTGGTATTCCTTTAAATTTAAATTGACATGACTTAATGATAACATGATTGTAATGATAATTGATTCAGACTTTCATTTTACGTATATAATTCAAAATCAATTCTTTTAGAGTTATAAAATTGTCCTTCTGCTCCGACTTTTCTGACAAACACTCCATCAGGGAAGTAGTCCTCCTCTGCCCAATCACACATCTGTTGGCTTGTGTATGGACCATGGATTTCTTCTTTATCTTCATTTTCCCATTTATATTCCCACCTGACCTCATTTGATGAATCTTTCTTGTCACCTCCTCCTCCTGTCAAAGATAACGAATAAAAATTTGGtgcatttctgaatttaccttcaaGAGGAATGCCAAAACAACAAAACCTTCAAGCCAAGGATGTATATAGCTTGATACCTAAGGAGCTATATTTACACTTTATACATATGGTGCTTTTCTGAATGTATCTTTAACaggaatttaaaaacaaaagctATATATAAATGTGATAATCATTTTACTTGCACCTGTAAAACACAGAATGTAGCCAAATTAACACAAGGAAGCCACGAGCAGGGGTTGAAAGGCTATTGCTTGCTATAGATAGCTATCACTAAGCTACTACGACCACTTGTCCAACAAGGCACCTTCAAATACTTTAaggtttgtttaaatttaattaaaatgtttatacatatttatgaataatttaattttggatgttacacatcttctgattggctgacataattttgttgtgatcgtgacgtcatcaacgttttttcatgatttacgccaggtttaaaatgttttttttatttatctatatatatttatgaataataTCAAGGTTAAGTATTTCAAGTATTTAAAATTGTAACTAAGACCCCCccaaaaatatagattttgtttCTTGCCtctctacatacatgacatactcTAAATTTTTAGTTTAACCTAACATATTTTATCGATAATTTTGGTTAAGCAATATCTTAGTCCAGACATTAATGGTGAAGCACTGCTAAAGACCTGACCATTATcataaagtctttttttttatatatattttaagaaataaaactaTTTTACCTACAGTTTTACCTTATTTTTTTCTGCCAGTAGGCAGGTAACAGGCATATATGATTTATTCTTGCTTATACATGTTAGTAGAAATCTTGTACTAATACCTACCTTTATCTTCCTTCGATTCAGACTTCCCAACAATATCTGATTTAGTTTCTTCAGAAAACTTCACTGATTTCTCCTCCTTTTTGGAATCAATACTATCAGCAAACATATCTAATGCATCGTCATCATCAATACGTTCAGGAATAACCGTCCGTGAATCTTCTGATGATTTTGTTGCCTTAGTAACAAGAAAATTTAACTTTTCGCATGTTAATTCATATGCATCCATATTTCCATTAGAGATCAGTCTATTGGCCAATTCagtcaatttttcaaaatttatcttaTCTTCCTCTGACTGAACATCTTTCAGTTcaactttttgttttttaagcTTAAGACGCTGACTTGCAGAGAGCTTCTCGCCTTTTGCTCCTAGTCTCCGTAATGCTTTTAAGATGGTCTCCCCTGGTTTTAGAAGTTCTAAAAGTTCCTTGTAAATCTGTGTTTCATCTAATGGTGTTTCTTCATCTGATTCATCATCgtcattttcatctttttttgcTCTTTCCTTTATTTTAACCCAATCTATATTTTCTATCCAGCTGTCTTTAATGCcctttaaaatatatcaatagtaacatacatgtacatgtaacaacttTAATTATAGACCCTACTCTTTAAGTATGTGCCATCTTTTATTTCTTAGTTATAGTAGATTGGAATTTAATGAACTGTACAATTTGCAGTGTCAGACCTAGATAGGAAATGTATTTTCGTACCTGGATCGTCAAATTTCAAATTGGATTCTGTACTTGCACATGAGCAATCAGAACAGAAAATTATtcaaactttaaatcaaaacGTTTTCAGAAGGTTGGTGAACATATTTAGAAATGTACATGCTATCCAGACGACCCAGTCAGGCACCCTATGGTCGTCGTGAGGATTGCAATGACGTGGAAGACAATGTTGATACTTTTTCTGTCCTTGATCctgattttgataaagaaaatcaCTGAGATTATCAAAGCCTTTATCAAAATCAGAATCAAGACTATCCCTTGTAATTTGTTCCTGTCTAACTTATGTAAACGaaagcatcaaaataaaattaaacatctatcatttatattagtgtttgtcaaatgaatgtcatttttgcaggaccagtagatttggagccggaccagtagagttttcagtccactggtccggctggccagtacacaaaaaagcttaaattcgacccctgatcatatcacatcttcttatttttacattacATGAAGATCACATAATTTGCCATTTTTAAATCAGGCTATACGGACCATGTGGAATCcattattgtttgtcttttgttattttttttgagGTGTGACCTATAAATTGCCtaccatttatttgttttcaagaaaACTTATGTATTTGTTAATTGCTATggctacattttgtacatttttacagGAGTagcataattttaaaatgtataaaagacTAACACAAAATGTACTGATAAAGTAAACACAACAGAAAGCATGAAATCTAAgtattattttcatcactttatattattaatttacaaATCAATATCAATCAAAGGCTACTTTTGGAATAACCTGCCATGGTAGCTGTTAAAGGCAGGGTTCCAGTCTAACAGAATTCAAAGATAGCAACAAAACTTCACTGTCATGCCTTAATATTTTATTAATGCTATGTATCAGGGGTCGAAATTAGTGCTGGTCCGGTGGTCCGGGACCAGTATATTTTGTTACCTGGTGGTCTGGCagaccagtagaaatttgtcgaTAAAATCCCTGATCGAATCGCAATTtcgttttttttacaaaacagttTACCTGCCAAATCAATTACACATTACTGGAGGTACTAAATATTACAATTGATTAAGTTTTTATTAATATCGAGGTTGAGCGTCCTTCACAACAACACAAAATGTGGAAATTTTTGGAATGAGTCAAATAGACggaccaaaaaataaaaaaataagtgacATCCAAATGGAAGATCTTAATAAAgtttatgaaattgacaaaaagaaacgtaaataATCAAAAATCATACGTAAAAAAATGCGAATGGTTTAATTCTATAGTTGATTGCAATGTAATGGATTGTATTATGTATATCATGTGAACAATTTGCAGTGACAGACCTAGATaagaaatgtatttttgtaacgagatcttcaaattttaagttagaTTCTGTATTTGCTAATGAACAATCAGAATAGCACTAAAAAACTACGAGAATAAAGGAGAGGAAACAAAGGAagggaaaatcatgaaaataaatgtaaacatttcTCATTTATATCAGTGTTTGTCAAATGAACTTCATTTgtgcaggaccagtagatttggagcaGGATCAGTAGATTTTCAGTCCACTGGTgcggctggccagtacacaaaaaagcttaaattctaCCCCTGATGCTATTATAAGAACATCAAATCTAAAAACTCTGTCTTCTTTGATATTCTATGCTTTGCTGTTCCAGTATAATAATAAGGCATTTTTTGGAGGCATTAAATTATTCCTCAgacattatttatttgaaattgatctcaatAATTATACACACCTGTTTTTTATCATGGATATACATTCCCTGTTTATCAAAATGTCCTTCCTCTAGTTCTTCCTTCATGTTGAAGGGTGTAATTTGTATTTCTCCATCAAAATCCATGGTGCCATCTTCCTGACCTAAAAAAGACAACAAATAAGGTCAATTAAATTgttcttttttctaaatttcacCTCTTGATTTAAGCCTTAACAAACTTAATCAAATGCCTAgatatcttttgaattttttgttgaGTTTAAATAAAATTCTCCCAAGGGCATTTTAATATCTCTGTCTTGagacactatttttttttatacttacatGTTACTTTTATAGATGCTAAAAATATTGTTAAGAGAATCAAGTTCAATGAGATGCAATCCTAGTTTTTAAAACTCTATTCAACACTGAATTGCAGGActgttagtcatgttagttacaaAGTTCAGAGATCGCCTTAAAGAGATAAAACACCACTGACTTTGGATAGTTCATTAGGTATGACTAGTTTAATACTATACTGTATAAAAGCGagattcaaatttcaattttatgaatgaagCCTGAAAGGCCTGTTTGACCTGACCTGATTATATTAAAGACGTAAGAGTTAATTTTAGGGAAATCAAAACACCTCGTATAACATTattccgagattactctgacatcCAAGGGTTGTTTTATCAGACAAGCTTGTCTGTCAAACATTGtcaaaacagctgttggacgtcAGAGAGTAATCTCCATTGTATAaaaagccagaattggtagcTATGACGTACCCATACAGATACAGATCTCTGACTAGTATAGAATAgaatatagaatagaatattttgatttcccaaattacagggcccataaagggcataaaatcagatacaattgatttacataattggtaacaacaacaatagaggcatatacatatatatttggaatataagcattggtcagaatcaagctaaaaaccacatacattgtatatatcatgtatattgtgaataaaagaataataaaattacattatacatgtatatgtattaattctcaaattatttacttgacttagtgtccgtgttcatacctgatctccttaattcaaaacagtcacaaatataacagcccagtttttccataagagtaacattttcttgggtcaagagcCATACAAATTTAGAAGAttgatttaaatttgtaaaattacaacaattgttagaaatgtctttaaaaaaatcgtccctttgaatatcataaagagggcattctaataagaaatgaagctcatcttcaactttatTAAGTGAGCAATTAGAACAAAGACGCTGAGATCTTTCTATATGCTTTTTTGAATATCTGTCTGTCTCAATTTTTAAAGAGTGAgcacttattcttaatttacaaattgactgtctttttttgaagtccttcaattttaaatatttttcttttttaaaacaattttttatagaaaaataagtacCAAGCTTCCCTTTTTGGGAGTTAATTGTTTGATACTTAAGTTTATTCCAAAATGTGaaataacttttacatagtttatttttaacatactgacataaagaaccaattgattggtcaaaatttggtAATTCAATCTCTCTCTGAATATAATCTATACTAGAATACTATGTATTTACATTAGAGCTATGTAACtgtttacaacatataaatgCATCAAATAGTAATCCTTCTTTCAACTGTTCCAgtctatgacaatattttaacattgataaaattatagtaaaatacatAGGAAATCTACCAAGCTCTGACATTACAGCAATATTacttgactttctgtttacaccaagaatatatttcataaatttggtatgaGCTTTTTCAGAAGAATCCTGACCAAAGACTTTTTCTAATATATAATCATTATCTTTTTTACAAGCAGCTGAATCCGTTCTAAACATTCCCCATATTTCACTGCCATATAATAGTATGGGTTTAATTGTATGATCATAAAGATGTAAAAAAGTGGCAATACTAGGGTTAGATGATGACAAGCATCTCTGTAGCTTAAAACAAGCttttaaagatttgttgtatAATTCATCTTTACACTGCTTAAATATACCACTAGGAGTAAATGTGATTCCAAGATATCTATATAATTTTGCACTTTCAATCTCTTTACCTCCAAAATGTAAacagcattttaaaaattttcctggcttgttaaaaattatactttttgtcttttttaaatttacatcaaAACACCATtctaaacaatattatatttatgacataaacatatatttttgtgtGTCAACTGTGAGCACTCttctaaagggagataactcttcctGTTTTCATCGGAAAGCACTAATGACAGGACAATTGCCAAGATAGTGACAGGACGGTTGACCAGACGAGATATaaatagtcataacttttttgttattcggtagatttgtttaatacatgtatttgtagacCTTAGAATGTTAGAGATATTAtactatattttatgaatataaaatatgtgaaacataatatttttgaGCAATTAAAGTTGACCGGACAGATTTCCTACTCGCCGATTTATGCTACACATATGTCCAACTAGTCGAcaacaagtgttaatatctctttttgttttaaaatatttgtccataaaattgagaaatctGTGAGATCaataaatatatgatatgaaaatataaaccttttagtaaaaaaaatgtttttctttaaaaaaaagttgaccaGACGGAATTAACTTTGACACTTGTGGTAATCACCAATTAAGCCAAATAACAAGTCAATAAAGTTTTCACAACTGAGACATCAATGACatcaatatacattttattgAATTACCTTATATTCAGTTGGTAATTAGAATCCAATCAAAGAAGAAATTTGATAAATTTCAAGATTACAGATAAACTTTTAACACACCTAGTAATATCTGCTCTGACTTTCAACCAGTTCAGATCTCACAAATTTTAGCGCTACTATATATTACTTTCATAGCATGTCTTTTTGTCAATTGgtaataatgtttttaaaaaacatttttacaaaatctGATTACCAATACAATACAAATGGTAGAAAAACACCAGTTGGTTCTTTGCAGAAAAATGCATATATAGTTTCAAAAGTACAACCTTTAAGTTGGGAGACTTTTTGGTTTCAGCACTAGTATTTAGTAATATAATTTTTGAAGATAGCAAGACCTATAATGCCTGTAGCTTTCCCCAGTCTTCCCAGTTGATCAGAAAAAATGGTAGTTTCGCAGAAAAGGGTTGCCAAACTTGTACAAATACATCATACTGGCGAATCCCACTGGGTCATATCAATCAGTGAGTGACCAGTGCATCTATGTTATTGAAAGCTTCAGTATGACTATTACTCTTACGCCATCTCTTGACATCCAGCTTGCTGAAATCAAGTTATGGTCACGGTAAAACATACATTTCAAATAAACTCCCTGAAGTGCAACAGCGACCAAATTGTTTTTGCTTGAATGAGGGACTTAAATTTGactttaaatatattattaaacttCACAGATTCCTGAGTTTCAaggacaaatattttaaaacaaaagagatatgaACACTTGTGTCGaccagttgaatatatatatatagagagtatATCGACGagggtgaataccg
The window above is part of the Mytilus edulis chromosome 6, xbMytEdul2.2, whole genome shotgun sequence genome. Proteins encoded here:
- the LOC139528010 gene encoding CD2 antigen cytoplasmic tail-binding protein 2 homolog, whose protein sequence is MSKRKRFEQDREEDLRDFEDLDDEAARRFKDKHSLDSDEEDENTGKYDILDEDDIEGQEDGTMDFDGEIQITPFNMKEELEEGHFDKQGMYIHDKKQGIKDSWIENIDWVKIKERAKKDENDDDESDEETPLDETQIYKELLELLKPGETILKALRRLGAKGEKLSASQRLKLKKQKVELKDVQSEEDKINFEKLTELANRLISNGNMDAYELTCEKLNFLVTKATKSSEDSRTVIPERIDDDDALDMFADSIDSKKEEKSVKFSEETKSDIVGKSESKEDKGGGGDKKDSSNEVRWEYKWENEDKEEIHGPYTSQQMCDWAEEDYFPDGVFVRKVGAEGQFYNSKRIDFELYT